A section of the Polycladomyces subterraneus genome encodes:
- a CDS encoding hydantoinase B/oxoprolinase family protein: MAIRESDLVAKQVQAKQTRPIGWNGKTLKEMRREIDEMTKKTGYYAGLKELPFKESDPIRFEKIFAKLRGGVVHARETAKRVAASPIVEQEGELCFTLYTPEGDSVVTSTGIIIHVGTMGSAIKFMIENDYEDNPGIEPGDIFCNNDCQVGNVHPCDVHTIVPIFWKGELVGWVGGVTHVIDTGATAPGSMCVGPVTRYDDGYQVACRKIGQNDELSRDWLIESQRSIRTTKYWLLDERTRVAGCHMIRDLVLGIIAEEGIDTYKQFIREIIEEGRRGLINRLKAMTVPGKYRQVGFVDVPYRHSDVDVPPYAKIDTIMHAPSEITIHPDGRWELSFDGASRWGWHSYNAQPIAFTSGIWVMMTQTLIPNDRVNDGAVYATNFVLPKGGWMNPDDIRTAHSYAWHFLVSAWSPLWRGLSRAYFSRGYLEEVNAGNANTSNWLQGGGFNQYNTIHAVNSFEAAAEGTGASAVRDGLDHAAAIWNPEGDMGDMEIWELAEPLLYLGRSIKPNTGGYGKYRGGCGYETLRMVWNAKDWTMFFMGNGYMSSDCGLMGGYPAAAGYRFEAHGTDLKERFEKRLPFPQGGDPNPDDPQYEKMLNAKVIKRDKQSITTEAIFDNYDLYLNYLRGGPGFGDPLERKPEHIEADLNGGYLLPEYAEKVYGAVFTRDEKGQYHVDPVKTEERRKQIRQERLKRGKPTREWMKEERERILRKEASVQVRHMYASSFSLSEKFLKEFRSFWNLPESWVVSEEELEVPTFGAKMKLTESI; the protein is encoded by the coding sequence ATGGCGATTCGCGAGAGCGATTTGGTTGCCAAACAGGTGCAGGCCAAACAAACGCGGCCCATCGGATGGAACGGCAAGACCTTGAAAGAGATGCGCCGCGAAATCGACGAAATGACGAAAAAGACCGGGTATTACGCTGGTTTGAAGGAGCTGCCGTTCAAAGAGTCGGATCCAATTCGCTTTGAGAAGATTTTTGCCAAGCTCCGCGGTGGGGTTGTTCATGCCCGGGAGACGGCCAAACGTGTGGCTGCTTCCCCCATTGTGGAACAAGAAGGTGAGCTGTGCTTCACCCTTTACACTCCGGAAGGCGATTCGGTGGTCACGTCAACTGGGATCATTATTCACGTGGGAACGATGGGTTCGGCGATCAAGTTCATGATTGAAAACGACTACGAGGACAACCCAGGGATTGAACCGGGGGATATCTTCTGCAACAACGACTGTCAAGTGGGCAACGTCCATCCCTGCGACGTCCATACTATTGTTCCAATATTCTGGAAAGGGGAACTCGTCGGCTGGGTCGGTGGTGTCACTCACGTTATCGACACCGGTGCCACAGCTCCCGGAAGCATGTGCGTGGGGCCGGTGACCCGCTATGACGACGGCTACCAGGTGGCCTGCCGCAAGATTGGTCAAAACGATGAGCTGTCACGCGATTGGTTGATCGAAAGCCAGCGTTCGATACGCACGACGAAGTATTGGCTGCTCGATGAGCGGACGCGCGTGGCCGGTTGCCACATGATCCGCGATCTGGTGCTGGGCATCATCGCCGAAGAAGGAATTGATACTTACAAGCAATTTATTCGAGAGATCATCGAAGAAGGGCGTCGTGGGCTCATCAACCGCCTGAAAGCGATGACAGTCCCCGGCAAGTATCGCCAAGTGGGGTTTGTTGATGTCCCGTATCGGCATTCCGATGTGGATGTCCCGCCCTATGCCAAGATCGACACGATCATGCATGCGCCATCGGAAATCACCATTCACCCTGACGGCCGCTGGGAGCTCAGTTTCGATGGCGCAAGCCGCTGGGGCTGGCACAGCTACAATGCACAACCCATTGCGTTCACCAGTGGTATATGGGTTATGATGACCCAAACGCTGATCCCGAACGACCGCGTGAACGACGGTGCGGTCTATGCCACCAATTTCGTGCTGCCCAAGGGGGGCTGGATGAATCCCGACGACATCCGCACGGCGCACAGTTATGCGTGGCATTTCCTCGTCTCCGCGTGGAGCCCCCTGTGGCGGGGACTCAGTCGGGCCTACTTCAGCCGCGGTTATTTGGAAGAAGTAAACGCCGGAAACGCCAACACAAGTAACTGGCTGCAAGGCGGCGGGTTTAACCAGTATAACACCATTCACGCCGTGAATAGCTTTGAGGCGGCTGCCGAGGGTACCGGCGCCTCGGCTGTGCGGGACGGACTGGATCATGCAGCGGCGATCTGGAATCCTGAAGGCGACATGGGAGATATGGAAATCTGGGAGCTGGCCGAGCCGCTGTTGTACCTTGGCCGGTCAATCAAGCCCAACACCGGCGGGTATGGAAAGTACCGCGGCGGCTGTGGCTATGAAACCCTGCGCATGGTGTGGAACGCCAAGGACTGGACAATGTTCTTCATGGGTAACGGGTACATGTCGAGCGACTGTGGACTGATGGGCGGTTATCCAGCAGCAGCAGGGTATCGCTTCGAAGCACATGGAACCGACCTGAAGGAGCGCTTCGAAAAACGGTTGCCGTTCCCGCAAGGTGGTGACCCGAATCCGGACGATCCCCAGTACGAAAAGATGTTGAACGCGAAGGTCATCAAGCGTGACAAGCAGTCCATCACCACGGAAGCGATTTTTGACAACTACGACCTGTACCTCAATTACCTGCGTGGTGGTCCTGGTTTCGGCGATCCGCTGGAACGCAAGCCGGAGCACATCGAAGCAGACCTCAACGGTGGGTACCTCTTGCCGGAGTACGCTGAAAAAGTGTACGGAGCTGTGTTTACCCGCGACGAAAAGGGGCAATATCACGTTGACCCGGTAAAGACCGAGGAACGGCGTAAGCAAATCCGGCAGGAACGGCTCAAGAGAGGTAAGCCGACCCGTGAGTGGATGAAGGAAGAACGCGAGCGCATTCTACGCAAGGAAGCTTCTGTGCAGGTTCGGCACATGTACGCTTCAAGCTTTTCCTTGAGCGAGAAGTTCTTGAAAGAATTCCGTTCGTTCTGGAACCTGCCGGAAAGCTGGGTTGTGTCGGAAGAGGAGTTGGAAGTACCCACGTTCGGGGCCAAGATGAAACTCACTGAAAGCATTTAA
- a CDS encoding acetone carboxylase subunit gamma encodes MAQEYDRRTIEELIDGTISFPKLKEMLSSFKDPGRFDTYVSILQERVPWDDKILLPYGEHLYVVLKKDGSRVIKCDCGHEFGDYRQNWKLNALVYVRDDEQKMTELYPKLLAPDPQWQVIREYYCPTCATQLEVEAVTPWYPVIHDYEPDIDAFYEQWLGRPVPQP; translated from the coding sequence ATGGCGCAGGAATATGATCGCCGGACGATTGAAGAGCTGATCGACGGAACTATCAGTTTCCCGAAATTGAAGGAGATGCTGTCGTCCTTCAAGGATCCCGGCCGGTTTGACACCTATGTGAGCATTTTGCAGGAACGTGTGCCGTGGGATGATAAGATCTTGCTTCCGTACGGGGAGCACTTGTACGTGGTGCTGAAAAAAGACGGTTCTCGTGTAATCAAGTGCGATTGCGGGCACGAGTTCGGCGATTACCGACAGAACTGGAAGCTGAATGCCCTTGTGTATGTGCGTGACGACGAACAAAAGATGACTGAGCTGTATCCTAAGCTGCTGGCGCCCGATCCGCAGTGGCAAGTCATCCGCGAATATTATTGCCCCACCTGCGCTACGCAGCTGGAGGTGGAAGCCGTCACTCCATGGTATCCTGTCATTCACGACTATGAACCTGACATCGATGCGTTTTACGAACAATGGCTGGGTCGTCCTGTTCCTCAGCCATAA
- a CDS encoding carbohydrate ABC transporter permease, with protein MSKEDRLLKWVFVLPALIVIAGLMAYPILYAFGTSFTTYLFGKPASPAGLLNWQYAMEDPLFLHSVGITLGYAVIAIPIELALGVGLALVFRDLESYVPPKWLGVARAVIILPFVIMPTVTGIIWRLILMPQAGLADYLFSLVHLQPVDWLGNGIGAMASVILMDIWMWVPFVFVIVFAGLEALSDEPFEAAKVDGATQWQTFWHVTLPLLKPALLVAVSLRTIDALRIFDQVYAMTQGGPGDATTFVSIQLSKTAFSNLDFGVASAELFLVYVIMLLLVGGYYFVGKVGYRA; from the coding sequence GTGAGCAAAGAGGATCGTCTGCTGAAATGGGTGTTTGTCCTTCCCGCATTGATTGTGATTGCTGGGTTGATGGCGTACCCGATCTTGTACGCATTCGGGACCAGCTTTACCACCTACCTCTTCGGCAAACCGGCGTCACCTGCGGGGTTGCTTAACTGGCAATATGCAATGGAAGATCCGTTGTTTCTTCATTCCGTCGGGATCACATTAGGATACGCGGTGATTGCCATACCGATCGAGTTGGCGTTGGGAGTTGGTTTGGCGCTGGTGTTTCGTGATCTCGAGTCGTATGTGCCCCCTAAGTGGTTGGGGGTGGCCAGGGCTGTAATCATTCTGCCGTTTGTGATAATGCCGACGGTGACAGGGATCATTTGGCGTCTGATTCTGATGCCGCAGGCTGGTTTGGCCGATTACCTGTTTTCCCTGGTCCATTTGCAGCCGGTGGATTGGTTGGGCAACGGCATAGGGGCGATGGCCAGTGTGATTCTTATGGACATCTGGATGTGGGTCCCGTTTGTCTTTGTTATTGTGTTTGCAGGTTTGGAAGCGCTTTCTGACGAGCCGTTTGAGGCGGCCAAGGTGGATGGGGCCACCCAGTGGCAGACATTTTGGCATGTGACGTTACCCCTGCTCAAGCCCGCGTTGCTTGTGGCCGTCAGTTTGCGCACTATCGATGCGTTGCGCATTTTCGATCAGGTGTATGCAATGACACAAGGCGGTCCTGGTGATGCGACCACGTTCGTCAGCATCCAGCTATCCAAGACTGCGTTCAGTAACCTGGATTTCGGCGTGGCGTCGGCGGAATTGTTCTTGGTGTATGTCATTATGCTGTTGCTCGTCGGTGGTTACTATTTCGTTGGGAAGGTGGGTTACCGTGCGTAG
- a CDS encoding extracellular solute-binding protein gives MRIRWWRVVAVVCLCALLTGCGQILAEARNAKPTIVQVAAFAGPESSVLEELAPLYEKQTGVKIRFVKFSYDALYTKELQSIYGKNGIYDVIFMDDPWVPTFAGGGYLHNLSDFGYRPEGFVKGALQVVQWPPPRGYPVPKGAQMKPGIYGLPVTGNVTMFVYRKDWAKKYGIQPDRWTWDDVFRLAEKTTGGGKYGWVMRSGSGNSAVTDFYPMLLAYGGKYFNDDWTCALDSPEALRALTHWVKLFRTYAPPGSASFGSDAVGNYMAKGKAAAAIMWPSGWANQMDRSKIGFVTVPGVKQPDGSVLQAPEVGVWSVGIPKNAPHAQEAYRFIRWLADKQQQKRYGSSGVAVPTRTDVLLDSQLLKKWPYYAAFYDSLEKGRMRPRTPAWPMVEQIFGNEVVRAELGEITPQQALRNACEQIDHYMRLHGYVKK, from the coding sequence ATGCGTATCCGATGGTGGCGTGTGGTTGCCGTGGTCTGTCTGTGCGCATTGCTGACGGGGTGTGGACAAATCCTGGCGGAGGCGCGGAACGCGAAACCTACCATCGTCCAAGTGGCTGCGTTTGCAGGTCCGGAATCGTCGGTGCTGGAAGAACTGGCTCCACTGTATGAAAAACAGACCGGTGTCAAAATCCGTTTCGTCAAATTTTCGTACGACGCCCTGTACACCAAAGAGCTCCAATCCATTTACGGCAAAAACGGGATTTACGACGTCATTTTCATGGACGATCCGTGGGTACCCACGTTTGCGGGGGGCGGGTATCTCCATAACCTGTCCGACTTCGGCTATCGGCCCGAGGGCTTTGTGAAGGGGGCGCTGCAAGTCGTGCAGTGGCCGCCACCCAGGGGATACCCTGTACCCAAAGGGGCGCAGATGAAGCCCGGGATTTATGGATTGCCGGTGACGGGCAACGTGACGATGTTCGTCTACCGCAAGGATTGGGCAAAGAAATACGGCATCCAGCCGGATCGTTGGACGTGGGACGATGTGTTTCGGTTAGCAGAAAAGACAACGGGCGGCGGCAAATACGGTTGGGTAATGCGAAGCGGAAGCGGCAACTCGGCGGTGACCGACTTCTATCCGATGTTACTCGCATACGGCGGCAAGTATTTCAATGACGACTGGACGTGTGCCCTGGATTCGCCCGAAGCGTTGCGGGCATTGACGCACTGGGTGAAGTTGTTCCGCACGTATGCGCCCCCGGGATCAGCTTCGTTCGGTTCGGACGCGGTGGGTAATTACATGGCCAAAGGAAAGGCTGCTGCCGCGATCATGTGGCCGAGCGGCTGGGCCAACCAGATGGACCGCTCCAAAATCGGGTTTGTCACGGTACCGGGTGTGAAACAACCGGATGGTTCAGTGTTGCAGGCGCCTGAAGTGGGTGTCTGGTCGGTAGGAATTCCTAAAAACGCACCTCATGCACAAGAAGCGTACCGCTTTATCCGGTGGCTGGCTGACAAACAACAACAGAAGCGCTACGGCAGTTCCGGTGTGGCCGTACCGACCCGTACCGATGTGCTGCTTGATTCCCAGTTGCTGAAAAAGTGGCCCTACTACGCCGCGTTTTACGATTCCCTGGAAAAAGGGCGGATGCGGCCGCGGACACCCGCCTGGCCGATGGTGGAGCAGATTTTCGGTAATGAAGTGGTCCGGGCGGAATTGGGAGAGATTACCCCCCAGCAGGCGCTTCGAAATGCGTGTGAGCAGATTGACCATTACATGCGGTTGCATGGGTATGTGAAAAAATAA
- a CDS encoding hydantoinase/oxoprolinase family protein, with protein MRKPQILAIDAGGTMTDTFIIDDRGEFVVGKAQTTPEDESVGLLNSSEDALLYWDMTVEEAFPQLLTGVYSGTAMLNRLVSRKGRKVGLIVNKGMEDFHRMGRAVQSYLGYSYSDRLHLNTHKYDPPLVPREWTRGVTERIDMFGNVVIPLYEHEVEPIVRELVEEGVEAIVISLLHSYKNPVHERRVRDIARETLQKLGKDIPVFASVDYYPVRKESHRTNTTILEAYAADPSRQTLEKVNQSLREKGKKFDIRVMASHGGTISFRANELARTLVSGPIGGVVGAKYLGEHLGISNIACSDIGGTSFDVAMITQGDFTINTSPDMARLVLSLPLVSMDSIGAGTGSFVRVDPYTKSIVLGPDSAGYRVGVCNPDGGLDTITVSDCHVVLGLINPDNFLGGQVKLDRERAYEAVKTQLAEPLGLSVEDAAFGVIELLESQLRNYLESMIMGKGYSPTQFVCFSYGGGGPLHTAGYVKGLGFEDVLVPAWAAGFSAFGCGAADFEYRYDMTLDINVPDGATDEQKTEAAGVLQRAWSELQEKVTEEFVKNGFSRDGVRFRLFFRMQYQGQLNDLEIESPLMLAATADHWDALVGAFEETYARVYAKAARSPELGYTVTGAIVRGVVDVPKPKIPEEPLVGEEPPKDAYLGKRQVYWNGEWVEADIWEMEALKAGNRIKSFSIIESPATTFVVPFGFETYLDKHRIFHLREVSR; from the coding sequence ATGCGCAAACCGCAAATCCTAGCCATTGATGCCGGCGGAACGATGACCGACACGTTTATCATTGATGACCGGGGGGAGTTTGTCGTCGGGAAGGCGCAAACGACTCCGGAAGACGAGTCGGTCGGTCTCTTGAATTCCTCTGAGGACGCTCTCTTGTACTGGGACATGACAGTGGAAGAGGCGTTTCCGCAGTTGCTGACGGGGGTCTATTCCGGTACCGCCATGCTGAACCGACTCGTGTCCCGTAAAGGGCGTAAAGTCGGGCTGATTGTGAACAAGGGCATGGAGGACTTCCACCGAATGGGGCGCGCCGTGCAGTCGTACCTCGGTTACTCGTATTCGGATCGGCTTCATCTCAACACACATAAGTACGATCCGCCGCTGGTGCCCCGCGAATGGACACGTGGCGTGACGGAACGGATCGACATGTTTGGGAACGTTGTCATACCGCTTTATGAACACGAAGTGGAGCCGATCGTGCGGGAATTGGTCGAAGAAGGTGTGGAGGCCATTGTCATCAGCCTGTTACATTCGTACAAGAATCCGGTGCATGAGCGGCGCGTGCGCGACATCGCCCGCGAGACGCTTCAAAAGTTGGGGAAGGATATCCCGGTGTTCGCGTCAGTGGATTACTATCCGGTGCGCAAAGAGTCCCATCGGACGAACACGACCATCCTGGAGGCGTACGCCGCAGACCCTTCGCGTCAAACGCTTGAGAAGGTCAACCAGAGCCTCCGCGAAAAAGGAAAGAAGTTTGACATCCGCGTCATGGCCAGCCACGGTGGAACGATCAGCTTTCGCGCCAACGAGCTAGCCCGCACGTTGGTGTCCGGCCCGATCGGTGGTGTGGTTGGCGCCAAATATTTGGGCGAGCATCTGGGCATCTCCAATATTGCCTGTTCCGACATTGGTGGAACCAGTTTTGATGTGGCCATGATCACCCAAGGGGATTTCACCATCAACACCAGTCCGGATATGGCCCGTTTGGTACTGTCACTACCGTTGGTGTCGATGGACTCCATTGGTGCAGGCACCGGCAGCTTCGTCCGTGTTGATCCCTACACGAAGTCGATCGTTCTTGGCCCCGATAGCGCCGGGTACCGGGTGGGCGTTTGCAATCCGGATGGAGGTCTCGACACAATCACCGTGTCTGACTGCCACGTGGTGCTAGGCCTCATCAATCCTGACAATTTCCTCGGTGGCCAGGTCAAGCTGGACCGGGAGCGGGCGTACGAGGCCGTCAAAACCCAGCTGGCCGAACCGCTCGGTTTGTCGGTGGAAGACGCGGCCTTCGGCGTCATCGAGCTGCTCGAGTCGCAGCTGCGTAACTATTTGGAATCGATGATCATGGGCAAGGGCTATTCACCAACACAGTTTGTCTGTTTCTCCTACGGTGGCGGGGGGCCGCTGCACACTGCCGGCTACGTCAAAGGACTGGGCTTTGAGGACGTCTTGGTGCCTGCGTGGGCGGCTGGTTTTTCCGCGTTCGGCTGTGGAGCAGCCGATTTCGAGTACCGGTACGATATGACCTTGGACATCAACGTCCCCGATGGGGCGACAGATGAGCAGAAGACCGAAGCAGCCGGTGTACTGCAGCGGGCATGGAGCGAACTGCAGGAAAAAGTGACGGAAGAGTTCGTCAAGAACGGCTTTTCACGCGATGGGGTCCGTTTTCGCCTGTTCTTCCGCATGCAGTATCAGGGTCAGCTCAACGACCTGGAAATTGAATCACCCCTGATGCTTGCGGCAACGGCGGACCACTGGGATGCGCTCGTGGGTGCGTTCGAAGAAACGTACGCGCGAGTATATGCCAAAGCGGCCCGTTCACCGGAATTGGGGTACACCGTTACGGGTGCCATCGTCCGCGGTGTCGTTGACGTACCGAAGCCGAAGATCCCGGAAGAACCGCTGGTCGGGGAAGAGCCGCCGAAAGACGCCTACCTTGGCAAAAGGCAGGTATACTGGAATGGCGAGTGGGTTGAGGCCGATATCTGGGAGATGGAAGCTCTCAAGGCGGGCAATCGCATCAAGAGCTTCTCGATCATTGAGTCACCTGCGACCACGTTTGTCGTGCCCTTCGGGTTTGAAACATATCTCGATAAGCACCGTATTTTCCATCTGCGGGAAGTGTCCCGTTAA
- a CDS encoding sigma-54-dependent Fis family transcriptional regulator: MSQRHLALTFSYEIADKRRELSRQWNGFLVERQIPCAVRPVVQNSWKRCMESGVDPTRRQTTVLLSDEDVQKLIANFRLYQLALPILERLAKQTEGTGHLLTLCNHDGFILYLRGEQSILRRAEKMNFVVGSQWSEETIGTNAIGTCLETGQPVQIFASEHFCEGVHDWTCSSAPIFDPITQNILGVVDLTGPWDYAQPHSLGMVVAASQLIQQRLNEEATRHRYRLIERFWEARERYPEDGVVVLDLSFQVVQANSPARHWLTNNEGYLPQLLYQFLTDHRSNADAQKCKPLQIQTPDAIVIEEVFHGDARIGFLCIIRNKPAANRSKSLKRSNASWKDLVGHSPAIVHAMTKCEMVADTDVPVLLLGESGTGKERFARAIHASSRRRNKPFIAINCGAIPKELIAAELFGYEPGTFTGGLKQGKKGKFEEADGGTLFLDEIGEMPLEFQVHLLRVLQEKEILRLGGHRPTKVDVRIIAATHRDLDKMVQEKRFRADLFYRLHVVSIAIPPLRDRRDDIPLLLDHFVRRFADKYNRPIPKIDPDLKAFLVHRYDWPGNVRELENAVEHAMLFCTGDKIDSAHFPPAIGNAYLSDTQQQTCTLLTVDSKNELTCTSDDSPSGERERLMQILSETNGNLSEAARRLGIARTTLYRRLKKLGIKKRAIIRAGNP, translated from the coding sequence ATGTCCCAAAGGCATTTGGCTCTTACGTTCTCTTATGAAATTGCCGATAAACGGCGAGAATTGTCGCGGCAATGGAATGGTTTTCTCGTGGAGCGTCAGATACCTTGTGCCGTTCGACCCGTGGTACAAAACTCATGGAAGCGATGTATGGAGTCCGGTGTGGATCCCACACGGAGGCAAACAACGGTGCTGTTAAGTGACGAGGACGTACAAAAGCTGATCGCCAATTTCCGTTTGTATCAACTGGCCCTCCCCATTTTGGAACGGCTGGCAAAACAGACGGAAGGGACGGGCCATCTCCTAACCCTGTGCAACCACGATGGATTCATTTTGTACCTGCGCGGTGAACAGTCGATTTTGCGTAGGGCGGAAAAAATGAATTTTGTCGTTGGTTCGCAGTGGAGCGAAGAGACGATTGGAACCAACGCAATCGGAACATGCCTGGAAACTGGACAGCCCGTACAAATTTTTGCGTCCGAACACTTTTGCGAGGGAGTTCATGACTGGACGTGTTCCTCCGCCCCGATTTTTGATCCGATCACCCAGAATATCCTCGGGGTCGTCGACCTTACCGGCCCCTGGGACTATGCACAACCCCACAGTCTCGGCATGGTAGTAGCCGCATCCCAGTTGATTCAGCAACGGTTGAATGAGGAAGCCACTCGCCACCGATATCGGTTAATTGAACGATTTTGGGAAGCCCGTGAACGCTATCCAGAAGATGGTGTTGTGGTGCTGGATCTGTCTTTCCAGGTGGTTCAGGCCAATTCCCCTGCTCGGCACTGGCTGACGAACAACGAAGGCTACTTGCCCCAACTGCTCTACCAGTTTTTGACCGATCACCGATCCAACGCAGATGCGCAAAAATGTAAGCCGTTGCAAATCCAAACGCCGGACGCAATCGTCATTGAGGAGGTTTTCCACGGGGACGCGCGCATTGGTTTTCTCTGTATCATCCGCAATAAGCCTGCCGCCAACCGATCAAAGTCTTTGAAGCGTTCCAACGCTTCGTGGAAAGACCTCGTCGGTCATTCTCCGGCCATTGTACACGCAATGACCAAATGCGAAATGGTGGCGGATACTGATGTCCCCGTGCTGCTTCTCGGCGAGAGCGGAACAGGAAAAGAACGGTTTGCCCGCGCGATTCACGCATCGAGTCGCCGTCGCAATAAGCCGTTCATTGCCATCAACTGTGGGGCCATCCCCAAAGAACTGATCGCCGCGGAGCTGTTCGGATATGAGCCAGGAACATTTACCGGGGGCTTGAAACAAGGAAAAAAGGGCAAATTTGAGGAAGCGGACGGTGGTACACTGTTTCTCGACGAAATCGGGGAGATGCCCCTGGAATTTCAAGTTCACCTGCTTCGGGTCCTACAGGAGAAGGAAATTCTGCGCTTAGGCGGTCACCGCCCCACCAAGGTCGACGTACGGATCATCGCCGCCACCCACCGCGACTTGGACAAAATGGTTCAAGAGAAACGCTTTCGAGCCGACTTGTTTTACCGCCTGCACGTGGTCAGCATCGCCATTCCACCGCTGCGGGACAGACGCGACGACATTCCACTGTTACTCGATCACTTCGTCAGGCGATTCGCAGACAAGTACAACCGACCCATTCCGAAAATCGATCCTGATTTAAAGGCATTTCTCGTTCACCGGTACGACTGGCCCGGAAACGTTCGTGAGCTAGAAAACGCCGTCGAGCATGCCATGCTCTTCTGTACAGGTGATAAGATCGACTCGGCCCACTTCCCTCCGGCCATTGGGAACGCGTACCTCTCTGACACACAGCAGCAAACCTGTACACTGTTGACGGTCGATTCCAAGAACGAACTGACTTGTACCAGTGACGACAGTCCATCCGGAGAACGGGAGCGATTGATGCAAATACTGTCGGAAACGAACGGGAACTTGTCGGAGGCCGCCCGTCGCCTCGGTATCGCCCGAACCACGTTATACCGCAGACTTAAAAAACTAGGAATTAAAAAGAGGGCCATCATCCGCGCTGGAAACCCATAA
- a CDS encoding carbohydrate ABC transporter permease, which yields MRSAVGFGGRKWHGFVLALALMWTLVPIYWLVTTALKPNTEILSFPPTLWPKEWTLASFSFVLHHYAGYFANSVTVAFGSTLLSLIVGVMAAYGLSRFRFPRGLVTVIWLVVLSIRMMMPIVFIIPLYQIFQSIGLYNTRTGLILAYTLVNLPFVIWMMTSFFREIPKALDEAAMVDGASRWRVFFSVALPLAAPGIASVAILAMVMTWNDLVFGLFLSSDMQAMTLPVGIVGFITQYQTMWSEMAAAGSLAIVPVLVFTLFIQKYIVRGMTAGAVK from the coding sequence GTGCGTAGTGCAGTGGGTTTCGGTGGCCGCAAGTGGCACGGTTTCGTATTGGCATTGGCCCTGATGTGGACGCTCGTCCCCATCTACTGGCTGGTAACAACGGCGCTCAAGCCGAACACCGAGATTCTCTCGTTCCCCCCAACATTGTGGCCGAAAGAGTGGACATTGGCTTCCTTTTCGTTTGTTCTGCACCATTATGCCGGGTATTTCGCCAACAGCGTGACGGTTGCCTTCGGTTCCACCTTGCTGTCGCTCATCGTCGGTGTGATGGCGGCATACGGGCTTTCGCGGTTCCGGTTTCCTCGTGGTCTGGTCACGGTGATCTGGTTGGTGGTGCTGTCTATTCGTATGATGATGCCGATTGTCTTTATCATCCCGTTGTACCAGATCTTTCAGTCGATCGGGCTGTACAATACGCGGACGGGGCTGATCCTGGCGTACACGTTGGTCAATTTGCCGTTTGTCATTTGGATGATGACCTCTTTTTTCCGTGAAATCCCGAAAGCGTTGGATGAAGCGGCGATGGTGGACGGGGCGTCCCGTTGGCGCGTCTTCTTCTCTGTCGCGTTGCCGCTGGCCGCTCCGGGAATTGCTTCGGTGGCCATTTTGGCGATGGTAATGACGTGGAATGATCTGGTGTTCGGTCTATTTCTCAGCTCCGATATGCAGGCGATGACACTGCCGGTAGGCATCGTCGGTTTCATTACGCAGTACCAGACGATGTGGTCGGAGATGGCCGCCGCCGGATCGCTGGCGATCGTTCCCGTGCTGGTGTTTACGCTGTTCATCCAAAAATACATCGTTCGTGGGATGACGGCGGGTGCGGTCAAATGA